The window AGATGATGACCCCGTAGGGATGGATGGGATAGGCGGGCGCCGGGGTCATGACGACGTCGCCGGGCTGAACGGCGGCCAGCGTCAGGTGCGAAAGCCCCTCCTTGGAGCCTATGCTCACCACGGCCTCCCGCTCCGGGTCCAGCTCCACCGCGTAGCGCCGCTGGTACCATTCGCAGATGGCCATCCTCAGTTGCGTGATGCCGCGGCTGGCCGAATAGCGGTGGTTCTTGGGGTTGTTGGCGGCCTCGCAGAGCTTGTCGATAACGTGCTGGGGGGCGGGAAGGTCGGGGTTTCCCATCCCCAGGTCGATGATGTCCTCCCCCCTTCGCCGGGCCTCCATCTTGAGGTTGTTCACGATGGCGAAGACATAGGGAGGCAGGCGGTGGATTCTCCGGAACTCGAATTTCATTCTGCCCGTCCGTACATTTCTTCCGCGTTCATCGAGCTCCTCACCAGGGGGGAGGAGGCGGCGAAGCTGAAGCCCATCTCAAGGGCCCTCTCCCGGAGGGCCTCGAAGACCTCGGGAGCCACGTACTCCGCGACCGGCAGGTTTCTCCGCGAGGGACGGAGGTACTGCCCGATGGTGAGCAGGCCGCAGCCGGCACCTCTTAAAGCTGCCATAACCTCCAGGACCTCGTCGAACGTTTCCCCCAGGCCGAGCATCAGGCCGCTCTTGACTGCGATGTTCGGGGACATGTCCCGCGCCGCCCTCAGCAGGGCAAGGGATTGCCCGTAGTCCGCCTGGGGGCGCACCCGGGAATAAAGCCGGGGCACCGTCTCCACGTTGTGGTTAAAGACATCCGGTCCGGCCCCAAGGACCGTCCTCAGGGCGGCCTCGCTCCCCCGGAAATCCGGCGTCAGGACCTCCACCTTCGCCCCGGGCAGCGCCTCCCGCACGGCCCGGATGCCCAGGGCAAACTGCCCTGCGCCTCCGTCGGAGAGGTCGTCCCGGGTGACCGAGGTGATGACCACGTAGCGAAGGCCCATCTGGCGGGCGGCTTCGGCCACCCGTCCGGGCTCCCGGGGGTCGGGCGGCGACACCGGCCCGGAGCGCACGGCGCAGAAGCCGCACCGCCGGGTGCAGACGTCGCCCAGTATCATGAAGGTGGCCGTGGGCTTGGAGAAACAGACCGTCTTGTTCGGACAGCGCGCCTCCTCGCACACGGTGGACAGGCCGTGCCCCCGGAGACGGCGCTTCACCTCGTGCAGAGAGGAGAGGCCGCGCCCTTCCCCTGCGGGCTCCCCCTGCGCTTCGCCGCTTCTGAGCCACGAGGGGAGCCTGCCCTCCTTATGCACAACAGCCCTCTCTAAATTCCCAGAACAAAAACATTTTTCATTCTCGCACAGAGCGAGGCAGAATGTAAAGACGGCCCGGGAAAGAGCAATACAACACACATTAAATGGGTTATAATAATCCAATGACCGAGGACGTTCACACACTTTTCGGCCAGCACGGAAGTGGCCCGCCCCGGAAGGGAAGGCTTGAGACACGCCAGGGCGCTTAAATACATCTTCGTTATCGCATCCATCACGGCCATTGTTTTCCCTCTGGCCACGATTTATTACGTCTTCCCGGCCTTCGGCGAGATAGCGCTTTCCAGCGCCAGGGAAGAGTCCGTGCGCATCGCCGAGCACCTGGCATCCATGGTGGTCACCGAGGACGGCCGGCTCAGGGACCCCCATGAGCTGGAGCCCTTCGTCCTCAAGGCTCAGAGGGATTTCCATATCGAGAAGATCAAGGTCTTCTCCCCGGAAGGCGAGGTCGTCTACTCCACAAACCCCGCCGATGCGGGGAAAACGAACACCAGGGACTACTTCCGCGATGTGGTGGCCCGCGGGAATATCTTCTCCAAGATGGTGCGGAGGGACAGCCCCACGTTGGAGGACCGCATTGTGCGGGCCGACGTGATGGAGACCTACGTGCCCATCACGGAGGGCGGTTCCGTCCTGGGGGCGTTCGAGATCTACTACGACGTCACGAAGTCCCTCGAGAGGATGAACGCCCTCGTCTTCCGCTCCTCCCTCATCCTCTTCGGGCTGGTCCTGGGATTCTTCGTCTCCTCGGGCCTGCTTTTCCTGAGGGCCGAAAAGAGCCCAGGCGGGCAGGAGGAGACGGGAACGCACCGGCACATGGGCTCCCCCCTGCCCTTCCTGCTTCTCATCGCCTTTTCGATTTTTGTGGCCGAGGCCATGGTGATGCTCTTCGTGCACGTCCTTCCGCCCCTCTCTCCGCTGGAGCTGGCCGCGCTGGACGCCACCCTCCTGGTGATGCTCGTCTCCCCCACCCTCTATTTTTTCCTTGTGCGCCCCTTCCTCGAGCACATCCGGGTGCGCCGCGAAGCAGAGGAGGAGCTCAGAAGGCACAAGGGCCACTTGGAGGAGCTCGTGGAGCAGCGCACCGCCGACCTGAGCCGGAGCCACGCCCGCCTGGAGACGGAAATCACC of the Nitrospirota bacterium genome contains:
- the lipA gene encoding lipoyl synthase → MHKEGRLPSWLRSGEAQGEPAGEGRGLSSLHEVKRRLRGHGLSTVCEEARCPNKTVCFSKPTATFMILGDVCTRRCGFCAVRSGPVSPPDPREPGRVAEAARQMGLRYVVITSVTRDDLSDGGAGQFALGIRAVREALPGAKVEVLTPDFRGSEAALRTVLGAGPDVFNHNVETVPRLYSRVRPQADYGQSLALLRAARDMSPNIAVKSGLMLGLGETFDEVLEVMAALRGAGCGLLTIGQYLRPSRRNLPVAEYVAPEVFEALRERALEMGFSFAASSPLVRSSMNAEEMYGRAE